The genomic window AAAAAGACAAGCCGGTGATTCACTCGGATCAAGTTCTTCAACCGCGTGTCGAAGGAGAGTTAGCTTTCATATTGAAAGAAGACTTGACGGGGCCGAATGTGAACGTGGAAGACGTACTGAATGCTACAGAATCTATTGTGGCTGCAATCGAAATTGTTGATAGTCGAGTACAAGATTGGAAAATTACACTACAAGATACGGTTGCTGATAATGGGTCGTCTGCTTTCTATATATTAGGAGACAATCACTTCAAACCAGAAGACTTAGATCGAATTGGCGTGAAGATGCAACTCTTTAAAAACGATGAACTCATTAACGAAGGTGACGGTTCAGCTGTCCTAGGCGACTCAGCTTATTGTGTGGCTTGGTTGGCTAATAAGTTGAGTGACTTTAATATAAAGTTAAAAGCTGGGGAGGTTATCTTAGCGGGAGCACTTTCAGCAGCCATTGGCGCTGAAGTATCAGACCAGTTCACATGTAAATTCACTGAAGGCTTGGGGGATGTAAGTATCCGCTTTGAAGAAAAGGAGTAAGAGAATGACGAAAAAAATTGATGTAGGAATCATCGGATCTGGAAATATTGGATCTGACTTAATGATGAAACTCCTTCGCAATGATTTACTAAATCCAACTCATATGATCGGGATCGATGCAGAGTCTCGCGGTATGAAAATGGCAGCAGAAAATGGTCTAGAAATTATTGCAACAGGAATTGATGGACTAAAAGATGTTGAGAATAAACCAAAAATGTTATTCGATGCAACGTCAGCGAAAGCACATGAGTATAACAATAAAGTGGCGCAAGAATTAGGGATTCAGATGTTTGACCTAACACCAGCTGCAATAGGACCATTTACTTCACCAACGGTGAACATTAACGATCACTTGGATAAAACAAACGTCAACTTAATTACGTGTGGAGGTCAAGCAACAACGCCTCTAGTAGCAGCAATTAACGATGTGGCTTCAGTAAAATATGCTGAAATTGTCGCAACGATTTCAAGTGCTTCAGCGGGTCCAGGAACACGGGCAAACATTGATGAGTTTACAGAAACAACATCTAAAGCACTCGAAGAAGTTGGGGGCGCAGATAAAGGGAAAGCGATTATTATTTTAAACCCAGCCGAACCACCTATTCTAATGCGTGACACTATTTATGCCATTGTTGAAGAGGACCAATTGGATGAAGAGAAGATTGTTGAAGCAATCAGAAAACGTGAGAAAGAAATCCAAGCAATCGTACCAGGGTATCGTCTACGTACTGATCCAATCTTTGATGATAATCAAATCACTCTATTCGTCGAAGTAGAAGGAGCAGGCGATTACTTGCCAGTCTACTCAGGTAACTTGGATATAATGACTGCCTCAGCGGTAGGACTTGCTGAAGCATTCGCTAAAAAAATGACTCAAGCCAACGGAGGTGCCTAAAATGAGTAAAGATTTAACACTAGTTGAAGTAGCGCTTCGTGATGGCTCTCACGTTGTCCGACATCAATATACAACCGAACAAGTGGTATCGATTGTTAAAGGGCTGAATGAAGCCAAAGTTCCATATATCGAAGTATCACATGGAGACGGTGTTGGTGGATCGTCCGTACAATATGGTTTTTCAAAAGAATATGATATCAACTTAATTAAAGCAGCGAAAGAAGCTTCGGATTTTTCTAAGATTGCCGTTCTATTGTTACCTGGAATAGGAACAGTTGAAGATCTAAAAGAAGCCAGAGAAGCGGGAGCAGACATGGTGCGTGTCGCAACCCATTCAACAGAAGCAGATGTTTCTGCACAACATATTCGCTACGCTAAAGAAGAACTTAACATGGAAGTTGTAGGCTTCCTCATGATGGCCCATATGGCATCACCAGAGAAATTACTTGAACAAGCGAAACTAATGGAAAGTTACGGTGCAGATATTGTCTATGTAACTGATTCGGCCGGTGCATTATTACCTGATCAAGTCACAGAACGTATCCAACTATTAGCGAATAACCTAAATATTAAAATAGGGTTCCATGCTCACAATAACTTAGGGCTTGCTGTTGCCAATACTTTAGCAGCGATTGATGCAGGTGCAACATTCGTTGACGGAAGTGCTCGCGCAATGGGGGCAGGGGCAGGAAATACTCAGACAGAAGTACTCGTAGCCGTATTGAATAAACTAGGCTATAACACTGGGATTGACTTATATAAAATGATGGATGTCGCACAAGACTTGGTGGCTCCATTAATCGAAAAAGAACAAATCATCGATAGCGATAGTTTAATGCTTGGATATGCAGGAGTGTACTCAAGTTTCAGACTATTTGCCCAACGAGCAGCCGAGAAATTCGGTGTCGATTCACGAGATATTCTAAATGAATTAGGAAAGATAGGAGTGGTAGGTGGACAAGAAGATATGATTGTAGATGTTGCTAGCCAGCTTGCAAAGGAGCAGAAGTAGGGGAGGTATATGGATAATGATTTAATTCACGATATCGCATCTGAATTAGTTGAAGCAGAAGAGGATAAACGAGCTATCGAACGCTTTACAAAAAATCGGTATCCCGATTTAACGGTCGAACAAGCTTATCATATTCAAGAAGCGCTGATTCAGATTAAGCGTATCGATGGCCATAAGGTTATTGCCCCGAAAATGGGTCTGACATCGAAGGCTAAGTGGGACCAAATGGGTGTAGACACACCAATCTATGGGTATATATTCGATTCGATGAAAGTGGAGGACGTTATTGTACATTCTAATTACATTCATCCAAAGATCGAACCAGAGATTGGGATTGTATTAGCATCTGATATGGAGGGACCAGGAGTTACACGTGATGATGTATTGAAGAATATTGCTTATGTTTTCAGTGCCGTTGAGATAATTGATAGCCGTTATAAAGATTTCGACTTTCAGTTGAGTGATGTTATTGCGGATAATTCTTCAGCAAAAGGTTATATCTTCTCAGATCAGAGGATACCAGTCGATCAATTAGATCTTGCAAATGAAGAAGTTGAGATAATTAAAAATGGAAGCGTTATCGCTAAGGGTGCAGGACGTAATGTCTTGGATCACCCAGCTGAATCAATTGTTGCTTTGGTCAATATGTTAGGTGAACAAGGACAGATAGTTAAAAAAGGTGAACCAATTATGACTGGCGGAATGACATCTGCCGTCTTAATACAACCAGGTGATGTTGTCGAGATAAACTATACAACCTTACCTACAATAAAAGTAAATATAAAATAATAATTTAAAATAAAAGGAGAAATTTATTATGACAAACACAATTAAGGAACCTATTTTTGATGTACATCAGTTATCGCATACAGAGTTATTTACACCCGTATTGAAAGATTCGGTTGAATTCTTTACAAAGGTTTTAGGTATGACAATTGTTCATGAAGAAGGCGACTCAATTTACTTACGCGCTTATGAAGACGTTTACTTATATTCATTGATTCTGACAAAAGCTAAAGAAGCGGGAATGGGATTCTCAGCATTCCGTACTAGTTCACAACCAGCTTTAGACAGACGTGTTGCTGCGCTAAAAGAAGCAGGTAGAGAAGTAGAAGTTCGTAATAATAACTATGGTTACGGAACATCATATCGCTTTGAGGATTTAGATGGACACGTTATTGAATTATTCTGGGAAGTTGAAAAATACAAAGCATCAGAAAACTTGGAATCTAAGTTAAATAACCGTGCGCAACGTAAGCCAGCACGTGGTGTTCCAGTTCGTCGTATTGATCATATTAACTTAATGACACATCCGGATATGGTTCACGAAAACCACGAATTCTGGCGTGATGTATTAGGATTCCGTGTACGTGAAGGGGTATTAAACGAAAAAGATGAGTTCTTCGCAACTTGGTTATCAGTATCACCATTAGTTCATGAGGTTGCTTTAATGGGTGACGAACTTGGAGGACACGGACGTCTTCACCACTTGGCATTCTGGTATGGAATTCCTCAACACTTGAATGACTTATCAGAATTATGTGTGGAGCATGGTATTCCAATTGAAGCTGGACCATTAAAACACGGTGTATCACAAGCATTATGTATGTATATTATTGAACCAGGTGGAAACCGTATTGAGTTATTCGGAGATTCAGGTTACTTAATTCTTGATCCAGACTGGGAAACAGTTAAATGGGCTCCAGAAGATGCTGCAAAAGCAATCATCTGGTATGGTGGAGAATTACCAGAAACTTACTTCCGTTATGGTACTCCAAGAATTGAAGATCAGACTGACGATTTAAACTGCTACTTCAATCCAATCAAGAACTCACTAGAAAAAGAAGATATGGCAGTTCATATCAGTAAAGAACGTGAGCGTAAATTATACGACACATTTGAATTTGATTTAAGTGATGAATAATACTGTTTAAAATGTAGAGGCGGATTTAGAATCCGCCTTTCATTTTAAACATTGATTGTTTCGTTATGTGAGACTCTAACCTGATAATGAAATCGTTATCTCTTATAATGGAACATGTAGACGAGTTGCAATAGTTAAAAATAAAGGAGGAAATTTTAATGAGTAGACCAGAAATTGGAAAAAGCGTTAAGACAGGTAAGTTTACAACGAATTATCTAGAAGTTGGAGAAAATAACGGTGGCGTTCCATTAGTATTTATCCACGGTTCAGGACCTGGTGTATCGGCGTATGCTAACTGGCGTTTAGTATTACCAGAAGTTGGTGTAGATAATCATGCTTACGCATTAGATATGGTAGGTTTTGGATATTCTGACAAACCAACAGGTGATCAAGTAGATTTCGGTATTGATCTTTGGACAGAACAAATTATTGATTTCCTGGATGCATTGAATATTGAAAAAGCTAACTTAGTTGGTAACTCATTCGGTGGATCATTAGCGATTTCAGTTGCACTTAAAGCACCAGACCGCGTTAATAAGATTATTACAATGGGTGCAATGGGTGTTGAAATGGATATGCCTTATGGACTAAACGAGGTATGGGGTTATAAAGGAACGAAAGAGCATATGGCTGAGTTAATTGATTTATTCGCCTATGACAAAAAATTCGCTAGTGAGGAATTAGTTACTGTACGTCATGAAGCAAGTCAAGAGCCTGGTTTCCACGAAGCATTCAGTTCAATGTTTCCACACCCACGTCAAAGCTCTGCGGATGATTTATCATTCCCAGATGAAGAAATTAAGAAAATTAAACATAAGACATTGTTAGTTCACGGTCGTGAGGATAAAGTTGTTCCAGTAGAAAATTCTTACCGTTTAATCAATCTGCTTGAAAATGCTGATTTACATATCTTCGGAAAATGTGGACACTGGGTACAAATTGAGAAGTCACTTGAATTCTCTACTCTAGTAAATGACTTCGTAAAAGAAGATTAAGTTAAATTTCTACCCCAAGTCTAATTCTAACTATATAAATATTAAAACCGGAAAAACTCAT from Aerococcaceae bacterium DSM 111021 includes these protein-coding regions:
- a CDS encoding fumarylacetoacetate hydrolase family protein; protein product: MTNYTEKVKSLANHLWSAFEKHQGVEPVTKLEPNLTTEEAYYVQLYNVDRQLEAGKTIIGKKIGLTSKAMQESLGVDEPDYGHLLSDMVIEKDKPVIHSDQVLQPRVEGELAFILKEDLTGPNVNVEDVLNATESIVAAIEIVDSRVQDWKITLQDTVADNGSSAFYILGDNHFKPEDLDRIGVKMQLFKNDELINEGDGSAVLGDSAYCVAWLANKLSDFNIKLKAGEVILAGALSAAIGAEVSDQFTCKFTEGLGDVSIRFEEKE
- a CDS encoding acetaldehyde dehydrogenase (acetylating) → MTKKIDVGIIGSGNIGSDLMMKLLRNDLLNPTHMIGIDAESRGMKMAAENGLEIIATGIDGLKDVENKPKMLFDATSAKAHEYNNKVAQELGIQMFDLTPAAIGPFTSPTVNINDHLDKTNVNLITCGGQATTPLVAAINDVASVKYAEIVATISSASAGPGTRANIDEFTETTSKALEEVGGADKGKAIIILNPAEPPILMRDTIYAIVEEDQLDEEKIVEAIRKREKEIQAIVPGYRLRTDPIFDDNQITLFVEVEGAGDYLPVYSGNLDIMTASAVGLAEAFAKKMTQANGGA
- the dmpG gene encoding 4-hydroxy-2-oxovalerate aldolase, translating into MSKDLTLVEVALRDGSHVVRHQYTTEQVVSIVKGLNEAKVPYIEVSHGDGVGGSSVQYGFSKEYDINLIKAAKEASDFSKIAVLLLPGIGTVEDLKEAREAGADMVRVATHSTEADVSAQHIRYAKEELNMEVVGFLMMAHMASPEKLLEQAKLMESYGADIVYVTDSAGALLPDQVTERIQLLANNLNIKIGFHAHNNLGLAVANTLAAIDAGATFVDGSARAMGAGAGNTQTEVLVAVLNKLGYNTGIDLYKMMDVAQDLVAPLIEKEQIIDSDSLMLGYAGVYSSFRLFAQRAAEKFGVDSRDILNELGKIGVVGGQEDMIVDVASQLAKEQK
- a CDS encoding 4-oxalocrotonate decarboxylase gives rise to the protein MDNDLIHDIASELVEAEEDKRAIERFTKNRYPDLTVEQAYHIQEALIQIKRIDGHKVIAPKMGLTSKAKWDQMGVDTPIYGYIFDSMKVEDVIVHSNYIHPKIEPEIGIVLASDMEGPGVTRDDVLKNIAYVFSAVEIIDSRYKDFDFQLSDVIADNSSAKGYIFSDQRIPVDQLDLANEEVEIIKNGSVIAKGAGRNVLDHPAESIVALVNMLGEQGQIVKKGEPIMTGGMTSAVLIQPGDVVEINYTTLPTIKVNIK
- a CDS encoding VOC family protein; the encoded protein is MTNTIKEPIFDVHQLSHTELFTPVLKDSVEFFTKVLGMTIVHEEGDSIYLRAYEDVYLYSLILTKAKEAGMGFSAFRTSSQPALDRRVAALKEAGREVEVRNNNYGYGTSYRFEDLDGHVIELFWEVEKYKASENLESKLNNRAQRKPARGVPVRRIDHINLMTHPDMVHENHEFWRDVLGFRVREGVLNEKDEFFATWLSVSPLVHEVALMGDELGGHGRLHHLAFWYGIPQHLNDLSELCVEHGIPIEAGPLKHGVSQALCMYIIEPGGNRIELFGDSGYLILDPDWETVKWAPEDAAKAIIWYGGELPETYFRYGTPRIEDQTDDLNCYFNPIKNSLEKEDMAVHISKERERKLYDTFEFDLSDE
- a CDS encoding alpha/beta fold hydrolase is translated as MSRPEIGKSVKTGKFTTNYLEVGENNGGVPLVFIHGSGPGVSAYANWRLVLPEVGVDNHAYALDMVGFGYSDKPTGDQVDFGIDLWTEQIIDFLDALNIEKANLVGNSFGGSLAISVALKAPDRVNKIITMGAMGVEMDMPYGLNEVWGYKGTKEHMAELIDLFAYDKKFASEELVTVRHEASQEPGFHEAFSSMFPHPRQSSADDLSFPDEEIKKIKHKTLLVHGREDKVVPVENSYRLINLLENADLHIFGKCGHWVQIEKSLEFSTLVNDFVKED